A genomic stretch from Calditerricola satsumensis includes:
- the gpr gene encoding GPR endopeptidase — protein sequence MEHDVMLPVAVRTDLALEAHDQARAALGEPVPGVTTDTQQEDGITVTRVTVTDEAGARAIGKRPGTYVTLEVPGLRQQDTPLRQRVAERLARELEGFFDRLGLGPQSSVLVIGLGNAQVTPDALGPLVVENLLVTRHLFELAPEQVARGYRPVSALAPGVLGKTGIETSDIVLALCHHVKPDAVIVIDALAARALERVNTTIQIADTGIQPGSGVGNKRKPLDREALGVPVLAIGVPTVVDAATIAYDAIDYVLAHLRAQLAEARENRPARRLVPGARRYAPDPRRIRAVRAERDPEVEASLFGAVGALSPEEKRALIAEVLQPLGQNLIVTPKEVDAFVGGMANILATGLNMALHEAVDGTNAAAYTF from the coding sequence ATGGAACATGACGTCATGCTGCCGGTCGCCGTGCGCACCGATTTGGCCCTGGAGGCGCATGATCAGGCCCGCGCCGCGCTGGGCGAGCCGGTGCCCGGCGTGACGACGGATACACAACAGGAGGACGGCATCACGGTGACGCGGGTGACGGTGACCGATGAGGCTGGCGCGCGGGCCATCGGCAAGCGGCCGGGCACGTACGTGACGCTCGAGGTGCCGGGGTTGCGCCAGCAAGACACGCCGCTGCGCCAACGCGTGGCCGAGCGCCTGGCGCGCGAACTGGAGGGGTTTTTCGATCGCCTCGGCCTTGGTCCGCAAAGCAGCGTATTGGTCATCGGGCTGGGCAACGCCCAGGTGACGCCGGACGCGCTGGGCCCGCTGGTGGTGGAAAACCTGCTCGTGACGCGCCACCTCTTTGAGCTGGCCCCGGAGCAGGTGGCGCGCGGATACCGCCCGGTCAGCGCCCTGGCCCCCGGGGTGCTCGGCAAGACGGGCATCGAGACGTCGGACATCGTGCTCGCCCTCTGCCACCACGTCAAGCCCGACGCCGTCATCGTCATCGACGCCCTCGCCGCGCGCGCGCTGGAGCGCGTCAACACCACCATCCAGATTGCCGACACGGGCATTCAGCCGGGGTCGGGGGTGGGCAACAAGCGCAAGCCCTTGGACCGCGAGGCGCTGGGCGTTCCGGTGCTGGCCATCGGGGTGCCCACCGTCGTCGACGCGGCCACCATCGCCTACGACGCCATCGACTACGTGTTGGCCCACTTGCGCGCGCAACTGGCCGAGGCCCGGGAAAACCGTCCGGCGCGGCGCCTGGTTCCTGGCGCCCGGCGTTATGCCCCCGATCCGCGGCGCATTCGCGCGGTGCGCGCGGAGCGGGATCCGGAAGTGGAAGCGTCCTTGTTCGGCGCCGTCGGGGCACTGTCGCCGGAGGAGAAGCGCGCCCTCATCGCCGAGGTGCTCCAGCCGCTCGGGCAAAACCTGATCGTGACGCCAAAGGAAGTGGACGCCTTTGTCGG
- the holA gene encoding DNA polymerase III subunit delta translates to MVTPQDMMRELDAGRVRPVYVLYGEERYLIDETARMLVERLVPPDDRDLNVAVYDLSEVPVQVAVEDWLTLPFFGQRRVVIGTHALFLTAERPPKKVEHDLDALLEALAAPPSFSTLVLTVPAAKLDERKRVVKALREAGVAVAFPPLKGAALSTWLVTRARDLGVTLTADAAEELVLRVGGELPFLVTELEKMAQYVGPGGTITTDVVQNLAPRTLEQDVFALVDRICRVDTAAAYRMLRDLWLQQEEPVRILALLARQFRLILQVKTLSAKGYGSQQIAQRLRVHPFAVKKAAEQGRRFAEETLLAILDALAEADYRMKAGGVDKELAVEAFVARLAQWVQRGAREGGNEP, encoded by the coding sequence ATGGTCACCCCGCAGGACATGATGCGGGAGCTTGATGCGGGACGCGTTCGGCCCGTTTACGTGCTGTACGGGGAAGAGCGCTACCTGATCGACGAAACGGCGCGCATGCTCGTCGAGCGGCTGGTGCCGCCGGATGACCGCGACCTCAACGTCGCCGTCTACGACTTGTCGGAAGTGCCCGTGCAGGTGGCCGTGGAGGACTGGTTGACGTTGCCGTTTTTCGGCCAGCGGCGCGTGGTCATCGGTACGCACGCCCTCTTTTTGACGGCCGAGCGCCCGCCGAAAAAGGTGGAGCACGATCTCGACGCGCTGCTGGAGGCCCTCGCGGCACCGCCGTCCTTTTCCACCCTCGTGCTGACCGTGCCGGCGGCCAAGCTCGACGAGCGCAAGCGCGTGGTCAAGGCCTTGCGGGAGGCGGGTGTGGCGGTGGCGTTCCCGCCGCTCAAGGGGGCGGCGCTTTCCACCTGGCTCGTCACCCGCGCGCGCGACCTCGGGGTGACCCTCACCGCCGACGCGGCCGAAGAGCTGGTCCTGCGCGTGGGCGGTGAGCTCCCGTTTCTGGTCACGGAGCTGGAAAAGATGGCGCAGTACGTCGGTCCCGGTGGCACCATCACCACCGACGTGGTTCAGAACCTGGCCCCGCGCACCCTGGAGCAGGACGTCTTCGCCCTCGTCGACCGCATTTGCCGCGTCGACACGGCGGCGGCGTACCGCATGCTGCGGGATTTGTGGCTGCAGCAGGAGGAGCCGGTGCGGATCCTCGCGCTCCTCGCCCGCCAGTTTCGGTTGATCCTGCAGGTCAAGACCTTGTCCGCCAAAGGGTATGGGTCGCAGCAGATCGCGCAGCGGTTGCGCGTGCATCCCTTTGCCGTCAAGAAAGCGGCGGAGCAGGGGCGGCGCTTTGCGGAAGAGACCCTGCTGGCGATTTTGGACGCGTTGGCCGAGGCCGACTATCGCATGAAAGCGGGAGGGGTGGACAAGGAGCTGGCCGTGGAAGCATTTGTCGCCCGGCTGGCCCAATGGGTGCAGCGCGGGGCGCGCGAAGGGGGGAATGAGCCATGA
- a CDS encoding DUF523 domain-containing protein: MIVISACLAGVNCRYDRGHNRIAAIEDLIREGKALPVCPEQLGGLPTPRNPAEIVGGDGDDVLDGRARVIDNQGRDVTQAFVQGAYQALRIAQAAGARVAVLKESSPSCGSHRIYDGTFRKQKKPGHGVTAALFRRHGIRVVSEEEFLAALEAGRIKELLGE, encoded by the coding sequence ATGATCGTGATCAGCGCGTGTTTGGCTGGCGTGAACTGCCGGTACGACCGCGGCCACAACCGGATCGCGGCCATTGAAGACCTGATCCGCGAGGGGAAGGCGCTGCCGGTGTGCCCGGAACAGCTCGGCGGCCTGCCGACGCCGCGCAACCCGGCGGAAATCGTCGGCGGCGACGGCGACGACGTGCTGGACGGGCGCGCGCGGGTGATCGACAACCAGGGGCGTGACGTGACGCAGGCCTTTGTCCAAGGGGCCTACCAGGCGCTGCGCATCGCCCAGGCCGCCGGGGCGCGCGTGGCGGTGCTGAAGGAATCGAGTCCCTCGTGTGGCAGTCACCGCATCTATGACGGCACGTTTCGGAAACAAAAAAAGCCGGGCCATGGCGTGACGGCCGCCCTTTTCCGGCGCCACGGCATCCGCGTCGTCTCGGAGGAGGAGTTTTTGGCGGCGCTGGAGGCCGGCCGGATAAAGGAACTCCTTGGCGAATAA
- the rpsT gene encoding 30S ribosomal protein S20 → MPNTKSAMKRARQNEKRRMQRASQKSALKTAIKKYLKALEAGDLQAAEPLLREACRKLDKAVTKGLIHKNAAARKKSRLMQKFNKVAQQNGQVEQASA, encoded by the coding sequence ATGCCCAACACGAAGTCGGCGATGAAGCGGGCGCGCCAAAACGAAAAACGCCGCATGCAGCGGGCTTCGCAAAAGTCGGCGCTGAAGACGGCGATCAAGAAATACCTCAAAGCGCTGGAAGCCGGCGACCTGCAAGCGGCGGAGCCGCTCCTGCGGGAAGCGTGCCGCAAGCTGGACAAAGCGGTGACGAAAGGCCTCATTCACAAAAACGCGGCCGCGCGGAAGAAGTCCCGGCTGATGCAGAAGTTCAACAAGGTGGCGCAACAAAACGGGCAAGTCGAACAAGCGTCGGCGTAA